The following coding sequences lie in one Halomonas sp. 'Soap Lake #6' genomic window:
- a CDS encoding TRAP transporter permease — protein sequence MSESTPPPVLMPGGNAIQPRMVLWCITIVAVGLSLFQLYSAGIQPLGLFYQRSIHLALIMLLAFLMFPVFGPNRKRGVLGWGIDCLFLAGALITGGYLVLNLDAIFSRAGFWSETDILVACIATVTVLEASRRAVGFGMTVIGLLAIIYAFAGPRGELPWLGEWMPGILAHRGYSLDRVAGQLYLGQEGIFGLPLGVAATYIFIFVLFGAFLESTGAGKFFIDMAYAATGRQRGGPAKAAVLASAGMGSISGSAIANVVTTGAFTIPLMKKLGYKPKQAGGIEAAASTGGQIMPPLMGAGAFLIAEYTNTPYLEIVKISILPAIMYFATVYLFVHIIALKQGMQGMPKSELPQMRQVMKDGWHFLLPLAVLVWLLVMNMSPMRVGYYAVVTMVVVAVLRYALWYFFVAPKQGQPVTLERTKGVVWAGLVKLVEGLELGARNAVAVSMACAVAGIIVGVVGLTGLGLKFSSMMLAFSGGNLVLALVMVLLASLILGMGLPVTASYIVLIVLVGPALTAEFGVPLLIAHLVVFWYSQDSNVTPPIALAGFAGAAIAGSKPMETGFQAWKFAKGLYLIPLFMVFNPEIIVGGPVPVVIWNAVIAILALCAFAAALEGYLFTKMSLLPRLAIGAAIFGVFYPSLLTEAAGVVVMALAIGANWLASKREVTSTPMTS from the coding sequence ATGAGCGAATCCACTCCACCGCCGGTGTTAATGCCAGGCGGTAATGCGATTCAACCCCGCATGGTGCTGTGGTGTATTACCATCGTGGCGGTGGGTCTTTCCCTGTTCCAACTTTATTCTGCTGGCATTCAGCCGCTGGGGCTGTTTTATCAGCGCAGTATTCACCTAGCGCTGATTATGCTGCTGGCATTTCTTATGTTTCCTGTCTTCGGGCCTAACCGTAAACGTGGTGTGCTCGGCTGGGGAATAGATTGCCTGTTTTTAGCAGGTGCGCTGATTACCGGCGGCTATTTGGTGCTTAACCTGGACGCGATTTTTAGTCGTGCTGGGTTTTGGAGTGAAACCGATATTTTAGTGGCCTGTATTGCTACGGTAACTGTTTTAGAAGCTAGTCGCCGTGCGGTCGGGTTTGGTATGACCGTAATTGGTCTACTTGCCATCATTTACGCCTTTGCTGGGCCTCGGGGCGAGCTACCTTGGCTCGGTGAGTGGATGCCAGGTATTCTGGCACATCGTGGCTACTCACTTGACCGTGTAGCAGGCCAGCTCTATCTCGGCCAGGAAGGTATTTTCGGTCTGCCCTTGGGCGTTGCAGCAACCTATATCTTTATTTTTGTACTGTTTGGCGCCTTTTTAGAAAGTACTGGCGCGGGTAAATTCTTTATTGATATGGCGTATGCCGCTACCGGCCGCCAGCGCGGTGGCCCAGCGAAGGCAGCCGTACTGGCCTCTGCGGGTATGGGATCCATTTCAGGTAGCGCCATTGCCAACGTAGTGACTACTGGCGCTTTCACCATTCCGTTAATGAAAAAACTGGGCTACAAGCCTAAGCAGGCGGGGGGAATTGAAGCGGCAGCATCTACTGGTGGGCAGATTATGCCGCCGCTAATGGGCGCTGGGGCATTCTTAATTGCCGAGTACACTAACACGCCTTACCTGGAAATTGTCAAAATCAGTATTCTACCGGCGATTATGTACTTTGCGACGGTTTACTTATTTGTCCATATCATCGCTTTAAAGCAGGGTATGCAGGGCATGCCCAAAAGCGAACTGCCGCAAATGCGTCAGGTAATGAAAGATGGCTGGCACTTCTTACTGCCACTTGCGGTGCTTGTGTGGCTACTCGTCATGAATATGTCGCCAATGCGAGTAGGTTACTACGCAGTCGTTACCATGGTGGTTGTGGCAGTGCTTCGCTACGCTTTGTGGTACTTCTTTGTTGCTCCTAAGCAAGGCCAACCGGTGACGCTTGAACGCACTAAAGGGGTAGTTTGGGCTGGGCTTGTCAAGCTAGTAGAGGGCTTGGAGCTGGGCGCACGTAATGCGGTCGCAGTGTCGATGGCTTGTGCGGTGGCCGGTATTATCGTTGGAGTGGTGGGGCTTACTGGGCTTGGCCTTAAATTCTCCTCTATGATGCTGGCTTTCTCAGGCGGTAACTTGGTGCTAGCGCTGGTGATGGTGCTATTGGCAAGCTTAATCCTCGGGATGGGCCTACCAGTCACCGCTAGCTACATTGTATTGATCGTGCTGGTTGGTCCCGCACTTACTGCTGAGTTTGGTGTTCCGCTGTTGATTGCTCACTTGGTGGTGTTCTGGTACTCCCAGGACTCTAATGTGACGCCACCGATAGCTCTGGCAGGGTTTGCTGGGGCAGCCATTGCAGGTAGCAAGCCAATGGAAACCGGCTTCCAGGCGTGGAAGTTTGCGAAAGGCCTCTACTTAATCCCGCTGTTTATGGTGTTCAACCCGGAAATTATTGTGGGTGGCCCAGTGCCAGTGGTGATCTGGAATGCGGTCATCGCGATTCTAGCATTGTGTGCCTTTGCCGCAGCGTTGGAAGGGTATCTATTTACCAAAATGTCGCTGCTGCCTCGTTTGGCGATTGGTGCTGCTATCTTCGGCGTGTTCTACCCAAGCTTGCTTACCGAAGCTGCTGGGGTGGTCGTTATGGCCTTGGCAATTGGTGCCAACTGGCTGGCTAGCAAACGTGAAGTAACGTCGACACCCATGACGAGTTAA
- a CDS encoding DUF1850 domain-containing protein: MRRQAQRLMMLFLAGLPFAEAGDSLASAFVPARLVVMTQQGEALLDVPAPVEARWCIQWNHSVEKFTVLDCYRNVAGVMQLEQSHQPDFAAGLGHVVGRGEQVSDGQGGYWINAINEPVANNRYVLRVGSLAVNHQVVWPDGEHPSVSLSEHASGQRVTIQLIQPHVAPRE, from the coding sequence ATGCGGCGCCAAGCACAGCGGCTGATGATGCTCTTCTTAGCAGGTTTACCGTTCGCCGAAGCGGGGGACTCCCTCGCTTCGGCGTTTGTGCCTGCGCGGTTAGTGGTAATGACACAACAAGGTGAAGCACTGCTAGATGTACCTGCTCCCGTTGAAGCGCGTTGGTGCATCCAGTGGAATCATTCCGTAGAAAAATTTACGGTGTTGGATTGCTACCGCAATGTGGCGGGGGTAATGCAGTTAGAACAAAGCCATCAACCCGATTTTGCCGCAGGTCTTGGGCACGTAGTGGGCAGAGGAGAACAAGTCTCTGATGGCCAAGGTGGATACTGGATAAATGCCATTAATGAACCCGTGGCGAATAATCGCTACGTGTTAAGAGTCGGTTCACTAGCGGTTAATCACCAAGTGGTGTGGCCTGATGGCGAGCATCCTTCGGTGAGCTTAAGTGAACACGCGTCGGGGCAACGCGTGACTATTCAGTTGATACAGCCTCACGTTGCCCCGCGTGAATAA
- a CDS encoding TAXI family TRAP transporter solute-binding subunit translates to MRILKYAVATSMLAVALPASAQQLSIATGGTGGVYYPIGGGFAEMINNHIEGAQATAEVTGASVENMGLIMRGDADLALVLADTAYQAFTGTGDFESRQIENTRALASVYPNAVQLVTLADSDIQSIADLAGKRVSVGAPGSGTELNARALLEANGVSYSDFTPQRLNFNETADAIRDGDIDAGFWSVGPPTSSILNLAATRNIRLIGFSDEEIANAQEAEAVFAPYELAAGMYDGMDEAVQTIGIPNVLVVNADMDEELAYQLTQLLFENIDELIAVHPAANDTTVEFTMNSTPVPLHPGAIRYFEEVGADIPDRLQP, encoded by the coding sequence ATGCGAATTCTAAAATATGCAGTGGCAACATCTATGTTAGCAGTGGCACTTCCTGCCAGTGCACAACAGCTTTCTATCGCAACCGGCGGTACCGGTGGCGTTTACTATCCGATTGGCGGCGGTTTTGCCGAGATGATCAACAACCATATTGAAGGTGCTCAGGCGACAGCAGAGGTAACCGGTGCTTCGGTTGAAAACATGGGGTTGATAATGCGCGGCGACGCGGACCTTGCCCTCGTACTGGCAGATACGGCTTACCAAGCATTCACTGGTACCGGTGATTTTGAGAGCCGCCAAATTGAAAACACCCGTGCGCTGGCTTCTGTATACCCAAACGCGGTGCAGCTAGTCACGCTAGCGGACTCCGATATTCAAAGCATTGCTGACCTTGCCGGTAAGCGCGTTTCCGTGGGTGCGCCGGGCAGTGGCACCGAGCTTAATGCCCGTGCATTGCTTGAAGCCAACGGTGTTAGCTACAGTGACTTCACCCCTCAGCGTCTTAACTTCAACGAAACTGCTGATGCTATTCGAGACGGTGATATCGACGCTGGTTTCTGGAGCGTTGGGCCGCCCACTAGCTCTATTCTTAACTTAGCAGCAACCCGCAATATTCGTTTAATTGGTTTCTCAGACGAAGAGATTGCTAATGCCCAGGAAGCTGAAGCAGTATTCGCTCCTTACGAGCTTGCGGCGGGCATGTACGACGGTATGGACGAAGCCGTTCAAACCATCGGGATTCCCAATGTACTCGTTGTGAATGCGGATATGGACGAAGAGTTAGCCTACCAACTGACTCAGCTGTTGTTTGAAAATATTGATGAGCTGATCGCTGTGCACCCAGCTGCGAACGACACCACGGTTGAATTCACCATGAACTCAACGCCGGTTCCGCTACACCCTGGTGCAATCCGCTACTTTGAAGAAGTAGGCGCTGACATTCCGGATCGTCTTCAGCCTTAA